The following is a genomic window from Oxyura jamaicensis isolate SHBP4307 breed ruddy duck chromosome 9 unlocalized genomic scaffold, BPBGC_Ojam_1.0 oxy9_random_OJ106488, whole genome shotgun sequence.
agctgacAAAACCCCAGGTACACTTATCTCTCTCGATAGCTGCCACCAAACATGGGGTGTTTTTAACAACTTTCAGTCAACTCGAGCAGAAAAAGCCTGACATGAAACCGCAGAGTGGAAAGTCGGGGATGATGGCACCGCACATAAAACTGAAAGTGGGGAGGTGAGCTCTGTGCCGAGAGCACTGCGGGAGGCGAaagcagtggggctggggctgctggcacccccctgcctcccccatcGCCGGGCATCCCACCCGGAGCCACGCAGGATGGGCAGATAAGGGGCTGAATGGCATCTGGTCTtgagagaggagctgggggaagaTCTGCAGCCTTGTGGAGCCACCTCAACGTGAAACCATCACGTCTAGCCTGAAGGATCCAGAGGAGACCATCCTGTGCACAGCGAGGACACAGAACTCTCCAAAGTACCCAGCCTCAGAGGGCACCACCAAGGATGCAGCCACTGGGGAGAATCACAGCAGCAAATCGTGTTGGGTGCCTAAAATAGGCCATGCGGGCCACCACAGTTTGAGCACAGGGGCTATAGCCCCTCACCAGGTGTGGcgtgcagcagctccccaggacGATGCCGAGCTTCTTCCAGAGGCTGGAGAAGCAGTGGGGTTCCCTGCTGGCACGCTGCCTCCTGTGCctgttttgtcttcattttgagGTCCTTCCACCCTTAACAGCAACGCCACCCTGTCATccagagcagggccaggagggagGAACGGAGGTCTTCCTGCAAGCCGAGGAGCCAAGACGGAGTTTTCAGGATCCTTACGGAGAGCTAGCAAAGCCCTAACCTGCAGATGGGACCCGGGAGCCTTGCCACGGGGACCCGCTGGCATCCTGCAGTGCCTGGCATTGCTGTGACACAGAGAGCCACCAACaacagggcagcagggacagggccaccaccctgcagcacctgccCATCTGCTTTTGGGGCTGAGATTTATCCTGGGGGATgaatgcagggaaaaataaaaggggaggctccagggctgccagcattgctgcccctctccctgccGCCCCTCGGGCTCGGGGGGCCGGGTGCCTCCAAAACCCCGCTGTCATGGAAAGCCTGCCCCGCTGCGTCACGGCAACACGACTCAGATCTCGACTCGGGGCGCCGAGCCCTCTGCGAGCAGCCGGGCGCTGCTCCCTCTGTCAGAGCCCGGTGCTTGCCGGCACTGAAGGGACTTTCCCAGAACCACCCACAGAGCTGAAACTGCTTTGACGTCCTGTTCCACTCGGCGCACACCTCCCAGCGTTGCCCCGGCACCCCGATGCTTACCGGCacctgcctggaaaaaaaaaaaagctcccgTGGGATCCCCAGCATGGCCCTGGTGGGCACTGGGGAACCAGCCCCGTCCCGCCACGGGGACAGTCCCCACAAGCCCTCTCCATCCCGGAGCTCCAGCCCTGACTCCTCCGCGGGATGCGTGAAGGAGGAGATGAGGCACAGCCCGCGAGGTGATTTCCCTGCCACTTTCACACAGCCCGAATTTATTTTTGGCTTCGGTTCCCACCCCCAGGTGAGCTGGGGCGTGAGGAGGGAGGTGGAtaccttcctctcctccccttccagcTCTCGCTgtgccaacattttttttcagggtatTTTTGCTCCTTTCTCCAGCTCACCCAGGGATTTGGTTTCTAACCCTTTTCTAACCTCCACAGCCTCCCTAAATAGCAGACCGCCTTCATTCGGGCCAGGCGCTTCCCTTCCCCAGAGAAACCCCATCTGAAGAGCCTTCCATCACGGGCTATTGATAACTCTTTTGGGGATATAGCTTCTCGGGTAGCGGTCCACCCACAGTGGGAGAATTTCCCATTTCCCTAATTTGCTTACGAGAAAGTAACATAACACACTGCACAAAGATAGCATCGCTCCCGGTTTCCTTGCACCACCCAGCTCGTCACCCTAATGAAAAGAGCATTAGGTTGGTTTGACACAATTTGTTCCTGCTAAATCGACGTTCTCAGTCCCAGCGCTGCCCTCTCAGTGTTTACCGCTTGGTGGCCTTACTAATTTGTTCCAGCGGTTTTCTGGGTACCGAGGCTGACTCATCTGCAGCTTCCTGGatcctcttttttccctttccttgaTGCAGATGGCGAGTTTGGCATCCGTAGCCTCCTGGGACCCAGCACCATGCCAGCTGCCCGTGCCCCTGTCCCCCACACCATGTTTGCACTGGTGTCACTGCTTGTCACCCCGTCACGGCGAGGCCCACATCCTCTAGGGACCAGCATCCCTTCCAGGCTGGGCTACCTTCGTGGTTGAGCCCTTAGAGAAGGTGGGTCTGGCGCCTGGATTTGAGGCATGGGGAATCAGATCCCGAGGAAATGGGAACATGCCTGAGCTGGGCTGGACATTGTCCCTTCTGATGGATGGAGAGGGATGCTGAGCAGTGGGGAGAGATATACAGGAGGGACCAGCTGAGGAAACACCATCGGGTACCACCCCAAGAGGGTTTTGTGCCCCGTTGGTCTGGTGGCCCCGTGGTGGTCCCCCTGGTGTAAGTGGAGGGCTCCCCGAGGAGGCTGCACCCAGTGCGGTGGCAGCGGGTTTGTTCCCGGGCGCACGGCTCAGCACCactcagccagccagcccctccagcagcacatCCCTCCcaagggaggaagagagagaaggagaaaccATGGAGCCGACTCAAAGCAAAActagagaaagcaaaatgagggcagcaggaggaaacgCAGATGTTCGGCAAGCCTCCAGCACTCTCaggtgcaggcagggcagggctctcggtgggatgggatgggatgggggagaTGCTGTGGGTCCAGACCCATCAGGATACATTGGGGTGGTGTAGATGGGCTTTGGTTAGGGGTCCAGGCAAcctgcccagcagcacatcTGACCACCTGCAGCACGCAGGTgcttccaaaaaacaaaacactgctctgAAACCTCCCAGCTCTCCACACTCATAAGTGACCAGGACACTGCTTGCTTCTAAGTGACATTATTGACACGTGGCCTTACTGTCCCTTCTTCCCTCTACACGTGCAATGCCCTATTTTGCAGGATCAGTGCTTTGTTGTTTCATGGCATGGCTCTCCTTGAAGACActcctgcaagcagcagaggaTTTCCTCTCCATCTTCCTGCCCACTTCCTCCAAACCCAGCCTTTGGGCTAGGGCATCTTTAAGGGACTCACACGTTCCCAATCACCTCTGACCACAGCTGGGCTACATAAGGAGGTAGTCAGGGCTCAGACAGCTCTGTTGGGGCATTTGCTTGCTCAGGCACTTTATTGCATGTGAAGCTTCTTGTGTGTGCCGACGgggaccagccccagctctcagaGGTCTCCCAGCTATGGGACTGGAGCTGGGGTGAGCCCTGCTCTCTGGATGCACCTGAGATGCTGACAAAGCACTTCAGCAGCAACGCTAGTGGCAACCCCTGCTGCCCTGAGGAAGCGTGGGGTGGCCGTGGTTGGAAGTGGCTGCTGTGACAGACCCAAGAGAGCAGGAAATGTGGCggtggctgcagccaccccagctgcACCCAGTCCCgcacagcaccagggctggctgggggcacGGCTGCAGGGTGCGGGTGAGCTCTGGAGGCCACAATGCTGAAGTGAGTGAAATGAGCTCAAAACCAGCGTGAGGTTTTTGGGGGGGTCTGGctagctgctctgcagcaagctttttgttttctgcagcctAAACAGAGGACCATTAAAATCATTCATCTTCACAGCAATGCAAAGCAGCTACGGCAGAAAGGCCAGAATTTGCCAAATCCCCCAAAACCTCCGGACCCCTGACCCATCACAGCCCAACCTtggtgcaggcagggagagTCAAAGTACCTGCAGGGCACCAGTCCTTGAGGGTGTCAAGGCACCCCAGAAAACCTGATGCTAAACTTAACAGAAGTGGGACGTGAGTTGCTGGGGTCCCTGCTCGATTCGGAGCAGAGAAAAGTGGTGCCAAGTCGGTGCCGATGCCAGCTGGCATGGATGCAGAGGTGGGCAAAAGCAGGAGGGCTGTGACacagggagaggggctggggaaggaggagtgtggggtggtggggctgggaaaGCCAGAAATGGGGGCCTCTCATGGTGGGAGACAAAACAGGTGGCTTCAGGTGCCACGCAGTGACTCCAGAAAGATGGGGCTACCATCGGCAAGCTGGAGGGAAGAACAAAATAGTGGCTGATCTGGTTGGCGTGGAAAGATGGAGCAGTTTGGGCAGGTGGAGACAGCCCTCCAGCTTGGCTTCCCACCCATGAGCACTGCTCGGCCCAGGGATGCTCAGCTGGGGACCTGAAGCCTGCACCCTGCTGGGAGCTCACCAAGCAATAAGCAGCCACTCCGGGAGCCCGGTCCTGTTgggccagcaccagcaccctgccctgcaAACAGGGGTGGGAGATGGTGCCTGGAGCATCCTCACCACGCACCCCacatgtccccagccccactgccttGCTCCCTGCGAGGCACGGGGAGGTGGTcaggctgctgggtgccccGAGGGGTGCAGGCACTGCCATGGCTCGGGTGCTCGCTGAGGTTTTCATGAAGTGCTGAGCCCCCACGGCGTGCCTGGCACCCCTGCTGCCCAAAGAGGTAGggtggaaaaaatgaagcagggCCCACCCTCCTGCATGCGCTCTTACGGGAAAGGCAGAACCAAAACTGCTGACTGAGCTCCCACTTCTtgcttgctgcagctgcctcctgcacgACCAttgagctgctggggcagcacggtgctgctgcagggcaaggAGCGGAGCTGCTCCTTGCACTGAGTCTGGATGGACTGAGCTGCACTGTGACGTGTGTAAACACGGGGTAAGATACGCCACTGCCCCAGGGGAGCATGCTGAGGGTCAGGGGACTGAGCGGGGCCACCACATCCATGGCCCTGCACTAGGGAAGGATGTAAGCCATCCTGGATGGATGCTCATCCCCTATGATCTTCTCTGGAGGCTTCTCATGGCTGTCACAGCCCCCAGAGGGCACAGACCATGGTGCCTGGTGTCTCAAGACTATGCTACTTTTAGCTGCggtaatggaaaaagaaagctgctgaCAGTGCCACGAGGTGCAGTATGCAAATGGCCCTTTGTTTGCTTGGGGTTTCATGGGCTCCCAGCAGGACGCTGCTGCCTCCAAGCCTGCTTCTCACCAGGGCTTCTCCAGTCTCTAGCAACTgttgctgctttctcttttggtTTCTATAAGATTTTGGCTGGGCTGCACATGCCTGGCACCGCTTTCAAGGGAAAAATGGAAGTTTGGAGACAGCTTCgcagctgggctgtgccagGCACCACACCATGAGCATCACCCTGCGTGGTGGCAGCCAGTCCCCAGCACCTTGTCCCCAGCCGGGCAGGCGAGCACCCCAAGCTGAGCCCAGAAAGGGGAGTGGGGGGCTTCTTTGTGGCTGCTCCATCCCCGTCTGCACCCAGGCCCAGCACAGGTGAGGAGCAGCTCATTCTCTAAATTATTAAGAGCAGTTTCATGGAAGAGCGGCTTGCTTATCGCGCGGAGGGGCCCAGGAACCACAACAGACACCGCCGCCTCCCGGCTCTCACCTGCATGCTGCCAGGAGCTGTTATTTGCCTGCCCACGCGCCTGCTGCCACGAGTCAGCAAACAGCCCGGGCGCCAAACCCTTTATTCGCCCCCACAGCCGGATCCGGCTCCCACCAGGCACAGCATCCTTGTCCCGGGATGCCCAGCAGTGCCCCTCGTCCCCGCAGAGGAGGAAAGTGTCTGAGAGCACCCGCCAGCTTCCCAGGGGCTCGTTAAATAGCAGTACGTGCAGAAGTCCCTGCCCTGAGCTGGGACAAGATCCTGGGGTTGGGATGTTGCTCCCGTGgggtggcagctcccagcactgcccttgTTCTCGCTCTGGAGCCTGTCCCAAAGCCCTGCTTTGCCGGCAGGGTTGGATGCAGGGCGGCTGCCCCAGATATCCCCAGGAAGATGTGGGAGATGGACGATGGGAGACAATCCCTTGGCACTGCCCCGTTGGCATCGCTGCTCGGTCCCATCCTGCCCTTAGTACGGAGGCACCTggagcccagcaccaggccaGCAGGGACCTGTCCCTGTCCTTCGGTGCCTGTCCTGTGGCCGTGACACCAGCACAGCCAGCGCTGTCCGACAcgaactgcagcagcagcacctccatcGCTCTGCTCGGCACACACACGTGGCTTTGGGCCTCAGCAGGGCTGTGACGGCGGCTGCCACGTCCTCTCGTCCAGGTGCCTCTTGCCCCGCTCGGGCGTGACAGGTTTCTCCTCAGGGAAGATGATGGTGGCGTACTCGGTCTGGTCATCCGGACAGGTCTCGGGAGGCAGCTGGGTGTGCGGGTCCCACTGAAACTCCAGCACACCGTAGTCCACGGTGGACACGGACACCACGGGCggcttctcttccttctgcagagaAAGGACACCCTGTTGGGATCCATCCTCTGCCCAGAGGCACCATTCATTCCCAGCACGAGTCCCTTTGTACAGCAAGTGTCAGAACGAGCATCCCAGGAGGGCAAGAGCAGTGCAGAGGGGAAGGACATACAGACCTGGGGTGGCATTGGTGCAGGGAAACCAGACCCTGAGCCTCGGGGTCACCCGCAGGCAGGTCAGGGTCCCTTTTCTCACCTCTCCATGGGCACCAATGGCACGGGGTGAGcttggggctgcagctgctcagcccagagAGGGGAGCATGAAGGCTGCCCTCAGCTACCTAACGGGCTTGGAGGAAGACAGACAATTCAGGCAGTGcccagcaaaaggaagagagggaacAAGCCAAACTGCAGCAAGAGGGGGATATGGGGTGAGAGTGTCTCCCGTTATTTACAGCAACACAATTCCCCATCAGATAAAACCTTGCTCTGAGCAAGGGTTGGACTAGAGAGGCCCCCGACCTGCCTCAGGCGGTTTTTTGATTTCGCGATGGGGCCGTGCTGCAGGTGCAGCCGTAGCAGTGCAGGAGAGATCGCGCAGTGCCAGAGGAGATAGGGGAAGCGAGAAGCCTGATAAAGGGAGGCCCCGTGCCCTCCGCTCCCGCACCCAGCGCCGCTCCCCCGCAGCACGGCGGGCTGTCGGAGGCGGAGAACTCACCTCCGCAGCGTTTTCACTCGGTGGTTTCTGCACATCTGCAAAGTAACACATTTGGTTAGCAGATGCTCGTGTGCCAAGGCAGCgtgagcagctggggctgacCCAGCCTCGCCACGCTGCTGCGCCGGGGCTCACCAGTCCCCTTGCGTCCTTAGGCATTGCTCCAAGGAGAGGTGCAGAGCCTCAGCACATGGGCTGGGGGGCGAGCGGGGCCCTGAGCACCCTTGTCCCACCAGCACGGAGATGCCTGTCCCACGGGGACAAGCCACGCTTGCGTTTGGGCATGGCAAACCAGCCTGCGTGCACCCCCCATATCCATCTGCCCCCGGGTCCCAGCTGGGTTTGATGAAGAAATGTCACCCCCCAAGTCCCCTGtcacacccccagcccctcggcaTGGTGAGTAGGGGTCCCCAGGCTCCCCACCTCCTCTCCTGTAGGTGACGACGCAGTAGCCGAGGACCACCAGCACGACCacgcagcccagcagcaggacgcCCAGGATCACAGCCTTGATGTGGCTTGGGGGGCTGCTGTCCTCCACGCCGGGCTCCTCAGTGGTGTTTATCTTCTCAGGGGCTGCTGCAAGAACCGTGACAAAAGCCAGAAGGTCAGGAGCACATCTCTGTGAATGGCACCAGGGGAGCACAGGGGGTGTCCCCAGAAAGGGCTCAGTTCAAGGCTGGCTGCTACAGCCCCGCCATCCCTCCAGGGCCCTCAATTTGGGCTGACGTGGGGGGTCTTTTGGCCACATCCCACTCCTCCTCATTGCAGGTGGTAAGGATGATCCCACATGGGCTGACAATGAGGGTGTAGGGGACAGGACACCCACAGGCAGTGTCACAGCAGGACCCGATCCCCATTCCCAAGGAGAACACAGCTCCCCCATGCATCTCAGACACCTCCACATCTTGGGGCCAGCTCACGCTGGCAGCAGATGTGTAAGAAGACTGTAAGAAGACTAACTTTTGCagtgttttccctttttgttaAAGGGAATGCCGTCAGTAAGgactccttcctccccagagcATCCTTGGGACAGAGACCTCCTGCCTCAGGGCCAGATCCAGCTGCAGGGTGCTCAGGGAGAGGACAGCCTGCTGTGTCCCGGACCTCAACAGTACGAGTAAAGGGCAGGGTTGTGCTCTCCTGACCCATACCAGGTCCTCCCCAGGagggtgctgcctgcctggggccaTACACTTCACCAGGAATGAGGATTTTCCATCTCTGGGACACAGCCCCTCGGCAGGCACCGCAGCTGAGATGCCACCTGCATGCCCCTGGATTGGGGAGCAGGGCACCAAGAATAAGTCCGTGAGTCCCCAACCCCTCGCCATCCACCCCAGTCTCTACCCTCTGGGGTAACACTGCAGAGGTGACACAGACGGCCTGTCCCCTTCAGCTGACCTGTGACCACCAGGTGGGACCGGTTGCTCTCCTCCACTTTGTTGGGTTGGAAGAAGGCGATCAGCCCGCAGTAGTAGGAGCCCGAGTCGTTCTGGTGGAGGTTCAGGATCTCGATCTTGAAGACAGGAGCGTGGTTGGAGAGCAGGTACTTCTCCGTCTTTGTCTGGGGGATGCTCCGGCTGATCTGAGCAATTTTTTGGGCATCACTGTGGTTGGTCTCCTTGTACCAGTTGAGATTGTACTCCAGGCTGGAGTTGTTCTCTATGGAGATGTTGCAGAAGAAGGTGGCTGAGCCGCCTGCAGGGCGAGTTAACGTGGCTGGGGAGAAGGTCACTGttggggagagaagaagcaagGAAATGACACGGTGACAGCgggcagcagaagcagatgtGCCCCTAGTGAGATCCTGGGCTGCAAAAAGGGTGAGagccccctgcagctcccatcCCACACGGAGGTGATGGTCTCCCATGCCCCTCATGTTCCTGCCTTCTGTGCCAGAGTCCCCGCACGCTTCTCAGCTCTTTCACCCTCAGCTCCTGAAGGTCCCTAAAGGGATTTGTGAAAATCTGTTCGTGAGCCCAGCCCTGTGACCTGCGCCAAGTGGTCTCAGCAGAACCCCCTACAACGAACCCACAGGAGCATCTGCACCAGAGAAAACAGACTCCAGGGAGGGGGGGGCATATTATTATTGCTACTAAATCCATGCTCAGTGTTAATGTTGGGTTTCACCCTTCCTCTAGCTGGTGTCACCTCCAAAATTGAGCTGAAGGACTGGGTCCCTGTTTGGGGCACCTCAGTTCTGCCCACCCAGTCCCAGCAAGGCTGCAGCCATGGGCCAGGCAccttccaccaccacctcctgagcaaagccagggctgcagagccccagcagtGCCCTCTTGTCCCCTAGCAAGCCCCTAAGTAGCAAGAATTAGCAATACTGAGCCTGCCCGTCGGACTCGCTGCCTGCCTCTCACTTTGAGCCACTGGAACGGGTGATGTCCTGGCACGGACAAGCAGACCCAGCAGGGACAGGTAGCTGCTGTATTATTTGGGGTTCAGAGcaataaaaagcaggaaaaaatatatatattttttttttaaaaaaaaggaagaaataaaaaaaaaaaaatcacgtagGTTTTCTGACCACACATGATCCAAACCATCAGTGAAATTTAACTTCCCATTTTTCAGAAACCAGCACCGACACGAGCCCCTGGACTCGGAGGCAGGATCAGAAAGTGCCCCCTTTCCCTTCAGCATTGGCCCGAGGCCAATATGTACAAATAGGCTCACCAAGCAGAGAAGGAACCAGGACTGTTCCTTGAATACATGATTAGCTGGAAAACTGGgctgaaaaaatgagaaacaatacCAGACAGGAGAATGGAGAGAGGGaactgctccagctcctggcaggcagCGTTTGCTGTGACAGTGCCTATGCCGAGAGTTTTAATTTTCGCAGTATTCTTAGGTTCTTGTGTTCAACAGGAAATATTCAGCAGGCTCAGGGCTGTGCTTCCTACTGAGTGCCGCTCTCAGCAATGAATGAAGTGCTTGGAGGATGTCCTGAGCAGGTTTTACAGGTGtccctgcctcttcccagcaccagctgccaTCGGTGCCTGGGGAGGGTCCCACGAGGGGCTTCCAGCCCCACGCTTGCCACCGGGGCAGAAAAAAAACGATGCTACCAAAGTGGGGACCTGGCCTCACCGGGACTCTTCCTTGCCCTGCCCAGACTCCCCCATTCACCCTCTCCACCTGCCTTTCTCTCCCAAAATTTCACCCCAAGCAAAACCAG
Proteins encoded in this region:
- the LOC118157701 gene encoding programmed cell death protein 1-like isoform X5; amino-acid sequence: MAPGALRTTRGNVDVALAGLCVLLLCCSPALAGCHRVTFSPATLTRPAGGSATFFCNISIENNSSLEYNLNWYKETNHSDAQKIAQISRSIPQTKTEKYLLSNHAPVFKIEILNLHQNDSGSYYCGLIAFFQPNKVEESNRSHLVVTAAPEKINTTEEPGVEDSSPPSHIKAVILGVLLLGCVVVLVVLGYCVVTYRRGDVQKPPSENAAEKEEKPPVVSVSTVDYGVLEFQWDPHTQLPPETCPDDQTEYATIIFPEEKPVTPERGKRHLDERTWQPPSQPC
- the LOC118157701 gene encoding programmed cell death protein 1-like isoform X3, which gives rise to MRGMGDHHLRVGWELQGALTLFAAQDLTRGTSASAARCHRVISLLLLSPTVTFSPATLTRPAGGSATFFCNISIENNSSLEYNLNWYKETNHSDAQKIAQISRSIPQTKTEKYLLSNHAPVFKIEILNLHQNDSGSYYCGLIAFFQPNKVEESNRSHLVVTAAPEKINTTEEPGVEDSSPPSHIKAVILGVLLLGCVVVLVVLGYCVVTYRRGDVQKPPSENAAEKEEKPPVVSVSTVDYGVLEFQWDPHTQLPPETCPDDQTEYATIIFPEEKPVTPERGKRHLDERTWQPPSQPC
- the LOC118157701 gene encoding programmed cell death protein 1-like isoform X4 gives rise to the protein MAPGALRTTRGNVDVALAGLCVLLLCCSPALAGCHRVTFSPATLTRPAGGSATFFCNISIENNSSLEYNLNWYKETNHSDAQKIAQISRSIPQTKTEKYLLSNHAPVFKIEILNLHQNDSGSYYCGLIAFFQPNKVEESNRSHLVVTAAPEKINTTEEPGVEDSSPPSHIKAVILGVLLLGCVVVLVVLGYCVVTYRRGGGEPGDPYSPCRGAGGVTGDLGGDISSSNPAGTRGQMDMGGARRLVCHAQTQAWLVPVGQASPCWWDKGAQGPARPPAHVLRLCTSPWSNA
- the LOC118157701 gene encoding programmed cell death protein 1-like isoform X2, producing MRGMGDHHLRVGWELQGALTLFAAQDLTRGTSASAARCHRVISLLLLSPTVTFSPATLTRPAGGSATFFCNISIENNSSLEYNLNWYKETNHSDAQKIAQISRSIPQTKTEKYLLSNHAPVFKIEILNLHQNDSGSYYCGLIAFFQPNKVEESNRSHLVVTAPEKINTTEEPGVEDSSPPSHIKAVILGVLLLGCVVVLVVLGYCVVTYRRGGGEPGDPYSPCRGAGGVTGDLGGDISSSNPAGTRGQMDMGGARRLVCHAQTQAWLVPVGQASPCWWDKGAQGPARPPAHVLRLCTSPWSNA
- the LOC118157701 gene encoding programmed cell death protein 1-like isoform X1, with the translated sequence MRGMGDHHLRVGWELQGALTLFAAQDLTRGTSASAARCHRVISLLLLSPTVTFSPATLTRPAGGSATFFCNISIENNSSLEYNLNWYKETNHSDAQKIAQISRSIPQTKTEKYLLSNHAPVFKIEILNLHQNDSGSYYCGLIAFFQPNKVEESNRSHLVVTAAPEKINTTEEPGVEDSSPPSHIKAVILGVLLLGCVVVLVVLGYCVVTYRRGGGEPGDPYSPCRGAGGVTGDLGGDISSSNPAGTRGQMDMGGARRLVCHAQTQAWLVPVGQASPCWWDKGAQGPARPPAHVLRLCTSPWSNA